A window from Pangasianodon hypophthalmus isolate fPanHyp1 chromosome 4, fPanHyp1.pri, whole genome shotgun sequence encodes these proteins:
- the foxq1a gene encoding forkhead box protein Q1a — protein sequence MKLEVFRGAHLHAKPAETCSDAETSVPSPLSGEDELGSDGDCAAHSPCAPVASSAAMSSAAARIEGKDKGKPYTRRPKPPYSYIALIAMAIRDSSSGRLTLAEINDYLMRKFPFFRGTYTGWRNSVRHNLSLNDCFLKVLRDPSRPWGKDNYWMLNPHSEYTFADGVFRRRRKRIGKKAGREQDESATRASDSVNAPSAATKFTSPFAIDSILSRPFRRREQPEHCAPEDVAVASWPGRAPAPAPYVTRGAPLHALVNASAAVHTLRAYGMMGVAFEDLSAGVRHDRDFLSVPLSSERLPVPRVTPTTAHASTKAGAFHPFQIDYLLS from the coding sequence ATGAAGCTGGAGGTTTTCCGCGGTGCGCATCTCCACGCGAAGCCAGCGGAGACGTGCAGCGACGCCGAGACCAGCGTGCCGTCTCCGCTCTCCGGGGAAGACGAACTGGGGTCAGATGGCGACTGCGCAGCGCACAGCCCGTGCGCACCTGTCGCGTCTTCCGCCGCCATGTCCTCTGCAGCAGCGCGCATCGAGGGCAAGGACAAGGGCAAGCCGTACACGCGCAGACCAAAGCCGCCGTACTCGTACATCGCCCTGATCGCCATGGCCATCCGCGACTCCAGCTCGGGCCGCCTGACCCTCGCCGAGATCAACGACTACCTCATGCGCAAGTTCCCGTTCTTCCGCGGCACGTACACGGGCTGGCGCAACTCGGTGCGCCACAACCTGTCGCTCAACGACTGCTTCCTGAAGGTGCTCCGCGACCCCTCGCGCCCCTGGGGCAAAGACAACTACTGGATGCTGAACCCGCACAGCGAGTACACGTTTGCCGACGGCGTGTTCCGGCGACGCAGGAAGCGCATCGGCAAAAAAGCGGGCCGGGAGCAGGACGAGAGCGCAACCCGAGCCTCCGACTCTGTAAACGCGCCCTCAGCAGCAACCAAGTTCACAAGCCCGTTCGCCATCGACAGCATCCTGAGCCGACCTTTCCGCAGAAGGGAGCAGCCGGAGCACTGCGCGCCAGAGGACGTCGCTGTGGCCTCTTGGCCCGGGCGCGCCCCCGCACCGGCGCCCTACGTCACGCGCGGCGCACCACTTCACGCGCTGGTCAATGCGAGCGCCGCGGTGCACACGCTCCGCGCCTACGGCATGATGGGCGTCGCGTTTGAGGACTTGTCCGCCGGGGTCCGGCATGACAGAGACTTCCTCAGCGTTCCTCTGAGCTCAGAGCGCCTTCCGGTGCCGAGGGTCACACCGACCACCGCACACGCGTCCACCAAAGCCGGAGCCTTCCACCCGTTTCAAATAGACTACTTATTATCCTAA